The Vicia villosa cultivar HV-30 ecotype Madison, WI linkage group LG1, Vvil1.0, whole genome shotgun sequence genome includes a region encoding these proteins:
- the LOC131603527 gene encoding membrane protein PM19L, which produces MASGGSKSIALILLALNLVMYFIIIVIASWAMNHGIQRSKEAASVLTTPARIFPIFFPMGNMTTGFFIIFTLIAGVVGFTTSITGLNNIFQWNAPNLDAAAMSSLITWVLTLLAMGFACKEIELGWTDSNLRALETITIIVSATQLLCTSVIHVGASEVMYH; this is translated from the exons ATGGCTTCAGGAGGATCAAAATCAATAGCTCTAATCCTTTTAGCCCTAAACCTAGTTATGTATTTCATCATAATCGTAATTGCTTCATGGGCCATGAATCACgggattcaaagatccaaggaAGCAg CATCAGTTTTGACGACTCCAGCTAGAATATTCCCAATATTCTTCCCAATGGGAAACATGACAACTGGttttttcattattttcactCTTATTGCTGGTGTTGTGGGGTTCACTACCTCAATAACTGGATTGAATAACATATTCCAGTGGAATGCTCCTAATTTAGATGCTGCAGCTATGTCTTCATTGATAACATGGGTACTCACTCTACTAGCTATGGG ATTTGCATGTAAAGAGATTGAGCTTGGTTGGACTGATTCAAACCTG AGAGCTCTTGAAACGATAACAATAATTGTAAGCGCAACACAACTGTTATGCACGAGTGTTATCCATGTTGGGGCTTCAGAAGTTATGTATCATTAG
- the LOC131603522 gene encoding primary amine oxidase-like — protein sequence MASTTTIMKLALFAVLTLLSFHAVVSVTPLHFQHPLDPLDKQEILAVQTIVRNKYPISKNKLAFHYIGLDDPEKDLVLKYETHPTLVSIPRKIFVAAIINSQTHEILINLKLKSILSDNVHTGYGFPVLSLDEQEAANGLPLKYPPFIASVNKRGLNLSEVVCSSFTMGWFGEKENIRTVRVDCFMKENTVNIYVRPITGITIVADLELMKIVEYHDRDIEAVPTAENTEYQVSKQNPPFGPKQYSLTTHQPQGPGFQINGHSVSWANWKFHIGFDVRAGIVISLASIYDLDKHKSRRVLYKGYISELFVPYQDPTEEFYFKTFFDSGEYGFGQSTVSLIPNRDCPPHAHFIDTYIHSADGTPSLLKNAICVFEQYGNIMWRHTEFGIPNESIEESRTEVNLIVRTIVAVGNYDNVIDWEFKASGSIKPAIALSGILEIKGTNIKHKDEIKEDIHGKLVSANSIGIYHDHFYMYYLDLDIDGTQNSFEKTSLKTVRIRDGSSKRKSYWTTETETAKTESDAKITIGLAPAELVVVNPNIKTAVGNEVGYRLIPAIPAHPLLTEDDYPQIRGAFTNYNVWVTPYNRTEKWAGGLYVDHSRGDDTLAVWTKQNREIVNKDIVMWHVVGIHHVPAQEDFPIMPLLSTSFELRPTNFFERNPVLKTLSPRDVAWPGCSN from the exons TCCCATCTcaaagaacaaactagctttccaCTATATTGGCCTTGATGACCCTGAAAAAGACCTTGTCTTAAAATATGAAACTCACCCCACTCTTGTATCAATCCCTCGTAAAATCTTTGTTGCTGCTATCATCAATAGCCAAACTCATgagatattaattaatttaaagttGAAAAGCATTCTCTCTGACAATGTCCATACTGGATATGGTTTCCCTGTCTTATCCTTAGACGAACAAGAGGCTGCCAATGGACTTCCATTAAAATATCCTCCTTTCATTGCCTCAGTTAACAAGAGAGGATTGAATCTCTCTGAGGTGGTGTGTTCTAGTTTCACTATGGGGTGGTTTGGAGAAAAGGAGAATATTAGAACAGTGAGAGTAGATTGTTTCATGAAAGAAAATACCGTTAATATCTACGTGAGACCTATTACTGGAATCACAATAGTTGCTGATCTTGAGCTTATGAAAATTGTTGAGTATCATGACAGAGATATTGAAGCAGTGCCAACCGCAGAGAACACTGAATACCAAGTCTCAAAGCAAAACCCACCATTTGGACCAAAACAATACAGTCTCACCACTCATCAACCACAAGGTCCAGGCTTCCAGATCAACGGCCATAGTGTTAG TTGGGCAAACTGGAAGTTTCATATAGGATTTGATGTACGAGCTGGTATTGTTATATCACTTGCTTCTATTTATGATCTTGACAAGCATAAGTCTCGTCGTGTACTTTACAAAGGCTACATTTCTGAACTTTTTGTACCTTATCAAGATCCAACTGAAGAATTTTACTTTAAAACTTTCTTTGATTCTGGAGAGTACGGGTTTGGTCAATCAACTGTGTCTTTGATACCCAACCGTGATTGTCCACCACATGCTCATTTCATTGATACATACATTCACTCAGCTGATGGTACCCCAAGCCTCTTGAAGAATGCGATATGTGTTTTTGAACAATATGGAAATATCATGTGGCGTCACACTGAATTTGGAATTCCTAATGAATCC ATCGAAGAATCTAGAACAGAAGTGAACTTGATTGTAAGAACCATAGTGGCTGTTGGAAACTATGACAATGTTATAGATTGGGAGTTTAAAGCAAGCGGCTCCATAAAGCCAGCG ATAGCTTTATCGGGTATATTGGAAATTAAGGGAACTAATATTAAGCACAAGGATGAGATAAAAGAAGATATACATGGTAAACTGGTGTCAGCAAACAGTATTGGGATTTACCATGACCATTTCTATATGTACTATCTTGATTTAGATATTGATGGTACACAAAACTCATTTGAGAAGACAAGTTTGAAGACCGTAAGAATCAGAGATGGAAGTTCAAAGAGAAAGAGTTATTGGACTACTGAGACTGAAACTGCTAAGACTGAATCAGATGCAAAAATCACAATTGGACTTGCACCAGCTGAACTTGTTGTGGTTAATCCAAATATTAAAACTGCTGTTGGAAACGAAGTTGGTTATCGTTTGATTCCAGCAATTCCAGCTCATCCATTGTTAACAGAAGATGATTATCCACAAATACGCGGTGCATTTACGAACTATAATGTTTGGGTGACACCATATAATAGAACTGAGAAATGGGCTGGTGGACTTTATGTTGATCATAGTCGTGGCGATGATACTTTGGCTGTTTGGACTAAACA GAATAGAGAGATTGTGAACAAGGACATAGTGATGTGGCATGTTGTGGGAATTCATCATGTTCCAGCACAGGAAGATTTTCCAATAATGCCACTATTAAGCACTTCATTTGAGCTGAGGCCAACCAATTTCTTTGAGAGGAATCCAGTTCTTAAAACACTTTCTCCAAGAGATGTTGCATGGCCTGGTTGCTCCAATTAA